Proteins from one Mustela erminea isolate mMusErm1 chromosome 20, mMusErm1.Pri, whole genome shotgun sequence genomic window:
- the INTS1 gene encoding integrator complex subunit 1 isoform X1, translated as MNRAKPATVRRPSAAAKPSGHPPPGDFIALGSKGQANESKTASTLLKPAPSGLPSERKRDAAAALAGASALTGLTKRPKLSSTPPLSALGRLAEAAVAEKRAISPSIKEPSVVPIEVPPSVLLDEIEAAELEGNDGRIEGVLCGAVKQLKATRAKPDGALYLSLMYLAKIKPNIFATEGVIEALCSLLRRDASINFKAKGNSLVSVLACNLLMAAYEEDENWPEIFVKVYIEDSLGERIWVDSPHCKTFVDNIQTAFNTKMPPKSMLLQGEVARSGGDLSAGSSPHPSLTEEEDSQTELLIAEEKLSPEQEGQLMPRPRYDDLAESVEEYVLDMLRDQLNRRQPIDNVSRNLLRLLTSTCGYKEVRLMAVQRLEMWLQNPKLTRPAQDLLMSVCMNCNTHGVEDMDVISHLIKIRLKPKVLLNHYMLCVRELLSAHKDNLGTTIKFVVFNELSNARNPNNMQILYTVLQHSSELAPKFLAMVFQDLLTNKDDYLRASRALLREIIKQTKHEVNFQAFCLGLMQERKEPQYLDMEFKERFVVHVTDVLAVAMMLGITAQVKEAGTAWDKGEKKNLEVLRSFQNQIAAIQRDAVWWLHTVVPSISKLAPKDYVHCLHKVLFTEQPETYYKWDNWPPESDRNFFLRLCSEVPILEDTLMRILVIGLSRELPLGPADAMELADHLVKRAAAVQADDVEVLKVERIQLIDAVLNLCTYHHPENIQLPPGYQPPNLAISTLYWKAWPLLLVVAAFNPENIGLAAWEEYPTLKMLMEMVMTNNYSYPPCTLTDEETRTEMINRELQTSQREKQEILAFEGHLAAASTKQTITESSSLLLSQLTSLDPQGPPRRPPPHILDQVKGLNQSLRLGHLLCRSRSPDFLLNIIQRQASSQSMPWLADLVQSSEGSLDVLPVQCLCEFLLHDAADDATSGEEEEEGESREQKAKKRQRQQKQRQLLGRLQDLLLGPKADEQTTCEVLDYFLRRLGSSQVASRVLAMKGLSLVLSEGSVRDGEEKEPPMEDDPGDPEALRGYQWLLRDLPRLPLFDSVRPTTALALQQAIHMETDPQTISAYLVYLSQHTPVEEQGQHSDLALDVARLVVERSTIMSHLFSKRSCSAESDAVLVALLSIFSRYVQRMRKSKEGEEVYSWSESQDQVFLRWTSGETATMHILVVHAMVILLTLGPPRAGDGEFQALLDIWFPEKQPLPTAFLVDTSEEALLLPDWLKLRMIRSEVPRLVDAALQDLEPQQLLLFVQSFGIPVSSMSKLLRYLDQAVAHDPQTLEQNIMDKNYMAHLVEVQHERGASGGQTFHSLLTASLPPRRDSAEAPKPKSSPEQPSGPGRTRAVTQVRVLGPEDDLASMLLQIFPLSPGPRWQSSSARPAALALQQALGQELARVRQGSPEVTGVTVRLLQAIATLLNSPHSGALVMSMHRSHFLACPLMRQLCQYQRCVPQDTGFSSLFLKVLMQMLQWLDGPTGEGGPLRAQLKLFAVQYSARHRISDVRSGFLRLAEALAFRGDSEVVSSTVRAVVTTLKSGEKCSVEPELVGKVLQGLIEGGSPHLEELLAALFATAPASPALRPVAVVSSLLLQEKEPPAPGDPEADGCSLDAVQLGPCSGLLVDWLEMLDPEVISSCPELQQRLLFSRGKGKGHPGPQVPSFRPYLLALLTHQSSWSTLHQCVHILLGKNREQRFDPSASLDFLWACIHVPRIWQGRDQRTPQKRREELVLRVQAAELIGLVELILAEAEARSQDGDAAACSLLQARLPLLLSCCRGHDESVRKVTAHLTGCIQQWGDSVLGRRCRDLLVQLYLQWPELRVPVPEVLPHSGGATSGSTCKLDGLIHRFITLLADTSDSRSSENRVADANMACRKLAVAHPILLLRHLPMIAALLHGRTHLNFQEFRQQNHLTFFLHVLGVLELLQPQVFQNEHQGALWDCMRSFVRLLLSYRKSSRHLAPFIHKFVHFTHKYVTCNAPAAVAFLQKHADALHDLSFDSSDLVMLKSLLAGLSLPSRDGRADRGLDEEGEDESSAGSLPLVSVSLFTPLTAAEMAPYMKRLSRGQTVEDVLEVLSDIDEMSRRRPEILGFFSTNLQRLMSSAEEPCRNLAFGLALRSIQNNPSFAADFLPTFMCCLGSRDFEVVQTALRNLPEYTLLCQEHAAVLLHRAFLVGMYGQMDTSVQISEALRILHMEAVM; from the exons ATGAACCGCGCCAAGCCCGCGACGGTGCGCAGGCCCAGCGCGGCGGCCAAGCCGTCAG GGCACCCTCCACCAGGAGACTTCATTGCTCTGGGCTCAAAGGGTCAGGCCAATGAATCCAAAACAGCGTCCACCCTGCTGAAGCCTGCCCCTTCTGGCCTGCCTTCTGAGCGCAAGCGGGATGCTGCAGCTGCTTTGGCGGGCGCCTCAGCCCTGACCGGCCTCACCAAGCGCCCCAAACTCTCGTCCACACCCCCGCTGAGTGCCCTGGGACGCCTGGCTGAGGCTGCAGTGGCGGAAAAGCGcgccatctctccatccattaaAGAGCCATCTGTGGTCCCAATTGAAG TGCCGCCCTCCGTGCTGCTGGACGAGATCGAGGCCGCCGAGCTGGAAGGCAATGATGGCCGGATCGAGGGCGTGCTGTGTGGGGCCGTGAAGCAGCTGAAGGCCACGCGGGCCAAGCCCGATGGCGCACTGTACCTGAGCCTCATGTATCTGGCCAAGATCAAGCCCAACATCTTCGCCACAGAGGGGGTCATTGAG GCTCTGTGCAGCCTGCTGCGGCGGGACGCCTCCATCAACTTCAAGGCCAAGGGGAACAGTCTAGTGTCCGTGTTGGCCTGTAACCTGCTCATGGCTGCATACGAAGAGGATGAGAACTGGCCTGAGATCTTTGTCAAG GTGTACATCGAAGACTCCTTGGGTGAGCGGATCTGGGTGGACAGCCCGCACTGCAAGACCTTTGTGGACAACATCCAGACAGCGTTTAACACCAAGATGCCCCCCAAGAGCATGCTTCTGCAGGGGGAGGTGGCGCGCAGCGGCGGGGATCTCAGTGCTG GGAGCAGCCCTCACCCTTCCCTCACGGAGGAGGAGGACAGCCAGACGGAGCTCCTGATCGCTGAGGAAAAGCTCAGCCCCGAGCAGGAGGGCCAGCTCATGCCCAG GCCTAGGTACGACGACCTCGCAGAGAGCGTGGAGGAGTACGTCCTGGACATGCTCCGTGACCAACTGAACCGGCGGCAGCCCATTGACAATGTGTCGCGGAACCTCTTGCGGCTGCTCACCTCCACCTGCGGCTACAAGGAGGTGCGGCTGATGGCCGTGCAGAGGCTGGAGATGTGGCTGCAGAACCCCAAG CTGACCAGGCCTGCCCAGGACCTGCTGATGTCCGTGTGCATGAACTGCAACACGCATGGCGTGGAGGACATGGACGTCATCTCGCACCTGATCAAGATCCGCCTCAAGCCCAAGGTTCTCCTGAACCATTACATGCTGTGTGTCAG GGAGCTGCTGAGCGCGCACAAGGACAACCTGGGCACCACCATCAAGTTTGTGGTCTTCAACGAGCTCTCCAACGCCCGGAACCCCAACAACATGCAGATCTTGTACACCGTGCTGCAGCACAGCTCAGAGCTGGCACCCAAG tTCCTGGCCATGGTGTTCCAGGACCTACTGACCAACAAGGACGACTACCTGCGGGCCTCGCGGGCACTGCTGCGGGAGATCATCAAGCAAACCAAGCACGAGGTCAACTTCCAGgccttctgccttgggctcatgcAGGAGCGCAAGGAGCCCCAGTACCTGGACATGGAGTTCAAG GAGCGATTTGTGGTACACGTCACAGACGTCTTGGCTGTGGCCATGATGCTGGGCATCACAGCGCAGGTGAAGGAGGCTGGCACCGCCTGggacaaaggagagaagaaaa ACCTCGAGGTACTGCGCTCCTTCCAGAACCAGATCGCCGCAATCCAGCGGGATGCCGTGTGGTGGCTGCACACCGTCGTCCCCTCCATCAGCAAGCTCGCCCCCAAGGACTACGTGCACTG CCTGCACAAGGTGCTCTTCACGGAGCAGCCGGAGACCTACTACAAGTGGGACAACTGGCCCCCCGAGAGCGACCGCAA CTTTTTCCTCCGCCTCTGCTCAGAGGTGCCCATCCTGGAGGACACGCTGATGCGCATCCTGGTCATCGGGCTGTCCCGGGAGCTCCCACTGGGCCCTGCAGACGCCATGGAGCTTGCCGACCACCTGGTGAAGCGAGCCGCGGCCGTGCAGGCAGACG ACGTGGAAGTGCTGAAGGTGGAGAGGATCCAGCTGATCGATGCGGTCCTGAACCTGTGCACTTACCACCACCCGGAGAACATCCAGCTTCCCCCCGG GTACCAGCCTCCGAACCTGGCCATCTCCACCCTTTACTGGAAGGCATGGCCCCTCCTGCTGGTGGTCGCGGCATTCAACCCTGAGAACATCG GCCTGGCTGCCTGGGAGGAGTACCCCACGCTCAAGATGCTCATGGAGATGGTGATGACCAA CAACTACTCATACCCACCGTGCACCCTGACGGATGAGGAGACCCGGACGGAGATGATTAATCGGGAGCTGCAGACCTCCCAGCGGGAAAAGCAAGAGATCCTGGCGTTCGAGGGCCATCTGGCGGCGGCTTCCACCAAGCAGACCATCACTGAGAGCAGCAGCCTTCTGCTGTCGCAGCTCACCAGCCTGGACCCTCA AGGACCCCCTCGGAGGCCTCCGCCCCACATCCTGGACCAAGTGAAAGGCCTCAACCAGTCCCTGCGTCTCGGGCACCTGCTGTGTCGGAGCCGAAGCCCAGATTTCCTCCTCAACATCATCCAGAGGCAG GCCTCCTCGCAGTCCATGCCATGGCTGGCCGATCTGGTGCAGTCGAGCGAGGGCTCCCTGGACGTACTGCCCGTGCAGTGCCTGTGTGAGTTCCTGCTGCACGACGCAGCTGACGACGCCacctctggggaggaggaggaagagggtgagagcagagagcaaaaggccaagaagcggcAG AGGCAGCAGAAGCAGCGGCAGCTGCTGGGGCGCCTGCAGGACCTGCTGCTGGGCCCCAAGGCCGATGAGCAGACCACGTGTGAGGTGCTGGACTATTTCCTGCGGCGCCTCGGCTCCTCCCAGGTGGCCTCCAGGGTGCTGGCCATGAAG GGCCTGTCCCTGGTGTTGTCGGAGGGCAGTGTGCGGGACGGCGAGGAGAAAGAGCCCCCAATGGAGGATGACCCCGGGGATCCGGAGGCACTGCGCGGCTACCAGTGGCTTCTGCGGGACCTGCCCCGGCTGCCTCTATTCGACAGTGTCAGGCCCACCACCGCCCTGGCGCTGCAGCAG GCCATCCACATGGAGACCGACCCGCAGACTATCAGCGCCTACCTGGTCTACCTGTCCCAGCACACGCCTGTGGAGGAGCAGGGCCAGCACAGTGACCTGGCgctg GACGTGGCCCGGCTGGTCGTGGAGCGCTCCACCATCATGTCCCACCTGTTCTCTAAGCGTTCCTGCAGCGCGGAGTCGGACGCCGTGCTCGTCGCCCTGCTCTCCATCTTCTCCCGCTACGTGCAGCGCATGCGCAAGagcaaggagggggaggaggtgtACAGCTGG TCCGAGTCCCAGGACCAGGTCTTCCTTCGCTGGACCAGCGGGGAGACAGCCACCATGCACATTCTGGTGGTCCACGCCATGGTCATTCTCCTGACGTTGGGGCCGCCCCGCG CCGGAGACGGCGAGTTCCAGGCCCTGCTGGACATCTGGTTCCCGGAGAAGCAGCCTCTGCCCACGGCCTTCCTGGTGGACACGTCAGAGGAGGCACTGCTGCTGCCAGACTGGCTGAAGCTGCGCATGATCCGCTCAGAGGTCCCCCGCCTGGTGGACGCCG CTCTGCAGGACCTGGAGCCGCAGCAGCTGCTGCTGTTTGTGCAGTCCTTCGGCATCCCCGTGTCCAGCATGAGCAAACTGCTGCGGTACCTGGACCAGGCGGTGGCCCACGACCCCCAGACCCTGGAGCAGAACATCATGGACAAGA ATTACATGGCTCACCTGGTTGAAGTTCAGCATGAGAGAGGAGCGTCCGGAGGCCAGACCTTCCACTCCCTGCTCacggcctccctgcctccacgtCGAG ACAGCGCAGAGGCGCCCAAACCCAAAAGCAGCCCAGAGCAGCCCTCGGGGCCGGGGCGGACCCGGGCTGTGACCCAGGTGCGGGTGCTTGGCCCCGAGGACGACCTGGCCAGCATGCTCCTGCAG ATCTTCCCGCTGAGCCCAGGCCCGCGGTGGCAGAGCTCCAGCGCCCGCCCTGCTGCCCTCGCACTGCAGCAGGCCCTGGGCCAGGAGCTAGCCCGCGTCCGTCAGGGGAGCCCCGAGGTGACGGGTGTCACCGTGCGCCTGCTGCAGGCCATCGCCACCCTGCTCAACTCGCCGCACAGCGGGGCCCTGGTGATGTCCATGCACCGGAGCCACTTCCTCGCCTGCCCCCTGATGCGCCAGCTCTGCCAGTACCAG CGCTGTGTGCCCCAGGATACCGGCTTCTCATCACTCTTCCTTAAAGTGCTCATGCAGATGCTGCAGTGGCTGGACGGCCCCACAGGGGAGGGGGGGCCCCTGCGGGCACAGCTCAAGCTCTTCGCCGTCCAGTACTCCGCGCGCCACAGGATCAGCGATG TGCGGAGTGGGTTCCTGCGCCTAGCTGAGGCCCTGGCGTTTCGAGGGGACTCGGAGGTGGTCAGCTCCACTGTCCGGGCTGTGGTCACCACCCTCAAGTCAGGGGAGAAATGTAGCGTGGAGCCCGAGCTTGTCGGCAAAG TCCTCCAGGGTCTGATTGAGGGGGGGTCGCCTCACCTGGAGGAGCTGTTGGCCGCGCTCTTCGCCACTGCCCCTGCGTCCCCGGCCCTGCGGCCCGTCGCCGTGGTGAGCTCCCTGCTGCTGCAGGAGaaggagcccccagccccaggggatCCGGAAGCCGACGGCTGCAG CCTGGACGCCGTGCAGCTGGGTCCCTGCTCCGGGCTCCTCGTCGACTGGCTGGAGATGCTGGACCCCGAGGTGATCAGCAGTTGCCCCGAGCTGCAACAGAGGCTGCTGTTCTCCCGGGGCAAG GGCAAAGGTCATCCCGGCCCCCAGGTGCCGTCCTTCCGACCTTACCTGCTGGCCCTGCTCACTCACCAGTCCAGCTGGTCCACACTGCACCAGTGTGTCCACATCCTGCTGGGCAAGAACCGGGAGCAGAG GTTTGACCCTTCAGCCTCTCTGGACTTCCTCTGGGCCTGCATCCACGTTCCACGAATCTGGCAGGGAAGGGACCAGCGCACGCCCCAG AAGCGGCGGGAGGAGCTGGTGCTGCGGGTGCAGGCGGCAGAGCTCATCGGTCTGGTGGAGCTGATCCTGGCAGAGGCCGAGGCCAGGAGCCAGGACGGGGATGCCGCCGCCTGCAGCCTCCTCCAGGCCCGGCTGCCCCTGCTGCTCAGCTGCTGCCGGGGACACGACGAGAGCGTCCGGAAGGTGACAGCGCACCTGACGGGCTGCATCCAGCAGTGGGGCGACAG TGTGCTGGGCAGGCGCTGCCGGGACCTGCTGGTGCAGCTCTACCTGCAGTGGCCGGAGCTGCGGGTGCCCGTGCCCGAGGTCCTGCCGCACAGCGGAGGGGCCACCAGCGGCAGCACCTGCAAG CTGGACGGCCTGATCCACCGCTTCATCACCCTCCTCGCGGACACCAGTGACTCCCGGTCTTCGGAGAACAGAGTGGCCGACGCTAACATGGCCTGCCGGAAGCTGGCTGTGGCGCATCCCATCCTGCTGCTCAG GCACTTGCCCATGATCGCTGCACTCCTTCACGGCCGCACCCACCTCAACTTCCAGGAGTTCCGCCAGCAGAATCACCTGACCTTCTTCCTGCACGTGCTGGGGGTCCTGGAGCTTCTGCAGCCGCAGGTGTTCCAGAACGAGCACCAGGGGGCGCTGTGGGACTGTATGCGCTCCTTCGTCCGCCTGCTTCTG AGCTACAGGAAGTCTTCCCGCCACCTGGCGCCCTTCATCCACAAGTTCGTGCACTTCACCCACAAGTACGTGACCTGCAACGCCCCAGCGGCTGTGGCCTTTCTGCAGAAACACGCGGACGCACtgca CGACCTGTCCTTCGACAGCAGTGACCTGGTGATGCTCAAGTCCCTCCTTGCGGGGCTGAGCCTTCCCAGCAGAGATGGCAGAGCCGACCGGGGCCTGGACGAGGAGGGCGAAG ATGAGAGCTCGGCCGGCTCCCTGCCCCTGGTCAGCGTCTCCCTGTTCACCCCCCTGACCGCAGCAGAGATGGCCCCCTACATGAAGAGGCTTTCCCGGGGCCAGACTGTTGAGG ATGTGCTGGAAGTTCTGAGCGACATAGACGAGATGTCTCGGCGGAGACCGGAGATCCTGGGTTTTTTCTCG ACCAACCTGCAGCGGCTGATGAGCTCTGCCGAGGAGCCCTGCCGCAACTTGGCCTTCGGTCTGGCCCTGCGCTCCATCCAGAACAACCCCAG CTTTGCAGCAGACTTCTTGCCCACGTTCATGTGCTGCCTGGGCAGCCGGGACTTCGAGGTGGTGCAGACGGCCCTCAGGAACCTGCCTGAGTACACCCTCCTCTGCCAAG AGCACGCGGCTGTATTGTTGCACCGGGCCTTCCTGGTGGGCATGTATGGGCAGATGGACACCAGCGTCCAGATCTCCGAGGCCCTGAGGATCCTGCACATGGAGGCGGTGATGTGA